A genome region from Vicia villosa cultivar HV-30 ecotype Madison, WI unplaced genomic scaffold, Vvil1.0 ctg.000011F_1_1, whole genome shotgun sequence includes the following:
- the LOC131621775 gene encoding beta-fructofuranosidase, cell wall isozyme yields the protein MAISSIFLVSLFSLMYVIPIEATHHVYQTLETLSSHHSSKLNQQPYRTAYHFQPLKNWINDPNGPMRYGGFYHLFYQYNPKGAVWGNIVWAHSVSKDLVNWTPLDHAIHPSQPSDIKGCWSGSATILPGGKPAILYTGIDPNNHQVQNIAIPKNMSDPLLREWKKSPKNPLMEPTLANKINSSSFRDPTTSWLGKDGFWRVLIGSKIDTKGMAILYKSKNFVDWVEAKHPLHSIEGTGMWECPDFYPVLDKNLDENLLRVGVDTSMNGDDVRHVLKVSLDDTKHDHYLIGSYDVVKDVFVPENGFDKDNGFVLRYDYGKYYASKTFFDDGKNRRILLGWVNESSSVADDVKKGWSGIHTIPREIWLHKSGKQLVQWPVKELENLRINPINWPIKVIKGGEIIPISGVNSVQADVEISFEISDFGKVESLSQMIDPQILCSQKGAGVKGGVGPFGLLVFASQGFKEYTAVFFRIFKYQHKNLVLMCSDQSRSSLNKDNDMTSYGTFVDVDPLHEKLSLRTLIDHSVVESFGGEGRACITARVYPTLAIHDKAMLYAFNNGTSAVKITSLSAWTMKKAKIN from the exons ATGGCTATCTCTTCAATTTTCTTGGTTTCTCTTTTCTCTCTGATGTATGTTATTCCCATTGAAGCTACCCACCATGTTTACCAAACTCTTGAAACTTTATCTTCTCATCATTCCTCAAAATTAAATCAGCAACCTTATAGAACTGCATATCACTTTCAACCTCTCAAGAATTGGATCAATG ATCCCAATG gacCAATGAGGTATGGAGGATTTTATCATCTATTTTACCAATATAACCCTAAAGGTGCTGTATGGGGAAATATTGTGTGGGCCCATTCTGTATCAAAAGATCTTGTAAACTGGACACCGTTGGATCATGCAATCCATCCTTCTCAACCGTCAGATATAAAAGGTTGTTGGTCAGGTTCAGCAACAATACTTCCAGGTGGAAAACCAGCAATTTTATATACAGGAATTGATCCAAATAATCACCAAGTTCAAAACATAGCCATACCTAAAAACATGTCTGACCCATTACTTAGAGAAtggaaaaaatcaccaaaaaatccATTAATGGAACCAACTTTAGCTAATAAAATTAATTCAAGTTCATTTAGAGACCCAACTACATCTTGGCTAGGAAAAGATGGATTTTGGAGGGTATTAATTGGTAGCAAAATTGATACAAAAGGAATGGCAATTTTGTACAAGAGTAAAAATTTTGTTGATTGGGTTGAAGCAAAACATCCTTTGCATTCGATTGAAGGAACAGGAATGTGGGAGTGTCCTGATTTTTATCCAGTTTTGGATAAGAATTTGGATGAGAATTTGTTAAGAGTTGGTGTTGATACTTCTATGAATGGTGATGATGTTAGACATGTTCTTAAGGTTAGTTTGGATGATACAAAACATGATCATTATTTGATTGGGAGTTATGATGTTGTTAAGGATGTTTTTGTTCCGGAAAATGGATTTGATAAGGATAATGGATTTGTTTTGAGATATGATTATGGGAAATATTATGCGTCGAAAACGTTTTTCGATGATGGGAAGAATAGAAGGATTTTGTTGGGTTGGGTTAATGAATCTTCGAGTGTGGCTGATGATGTCAAGAAAGGTTGGTCGGGGATTCAT ACTATTCCAAGGGAAATTTGGCTTCATAAATCTGGGAAACAATTGGTACAATGGCCGGTGAAGGAACTTGAAAATCTTCGTATAAATCCGATTAATTGGCCTATCAAGGTGATTAAAGGAGGTGAAATCATTCCAATTTCTGGTGTTAACTCAGTACAG GCTGATGTTGAAATTTCAtttgaaataagtgattttggAAAGGTAGAATCATTGAGCCAAATGATTGATCCTCAAATTCTGTGTAGTCAAAAGGGTGCAGGAGTAAAAGGTGGTGTTGGGCCATTTGGTTTGTTAGTATTTGCTTCTCAAGGTTTTAAAGAATACACAGCAGTGTTTTTTAGAATATTCAAATACCAACATAAGAATTTGGTTCTCATGTGCAGTGACCAAAGCAG GTCATCTTTGAATAAGGATAATGATATGACTAGTTATGGCACTTTTGTGGATGTTGACCCTCTTCATGAAAAGTTGTCATTAAGAACTTTG ATTGATCATTCAGTGGTGGAAAGTTTTGGTGGTGAAGGAAGGGCTTGCATCACAGCCAGAGTTTATCCTACATTAGCAATTCATGATAAGGCTATGTTATATGCTTTCAACAATGGAACTTCTGCAGTCAAAATCACAAGTTTGAGTGCATGGACTATGAAGAAAGCAAAGATCAACTGA
- the LOC131621904 gene encoding nucleosome assembly protein 1;4-like, with protein MSDHSADLPAAAAALSAEDRAGLVNALKDKLQLLAGEHVDILETLSPKVKQRVEVLKVLQSEHDELETKFLEERAQLEAKYQKLYEPLYTKRFEIVNGVIEVEGITDETVLGEENKGAEEKGVPNFWLTALKTHEILAEEITERDEEALKYLKDIKWCKINNPKGFKLDFYFDSNPYFQNAVLTKTYHMIEDDDPILEKSIGTVIEWNPGKSLVLKVLKKKPKKGSKNDKPIIKTEKCESFFNIFNPPQIPEDDDEIDDDIVEELQNLMEHDYDIGSTIRDKIIPHAVSWFTGEAVESDFDTDEDGDGDEEGEDDDEDDDEDDDDEEDDDDDDEEEEDEGKGKSKSKNLNTSTEHPPDCKQQ; from the exons ATGTCCGATCACTCCGCCGATCTTCCTGCCGCTGCCGCCG CTCTTAGCGCTGAAGATCGTGCTGGTCTCGTCAATGCACTCAAA GATAAGCTTCAGCTCTTGGCTGGGGAGCATGTGGATATCCTGGAAACGCTGTCACCAAAAGTCAAGCAACGCGTTGAGGTTCTAAAAGTTTTGCAG AGCGAACATGATGAACTGGAGACTAAGTTTTTAGAGGAGCGAGCTCAGTTGGAAGCTAAATACCAGAAGCTTTATGAACCACTTTATACTAAG AGGTTTGAGATTGTCAATGGTGTTATTGAGGTTGAAGGAATAACAGATGAAACAGTCCTGGGAGAAGAAAACAAAGGAGCTGAAG AGAAAGGAGTGCCTAACTTTTGGTTAACTGCATTGAAGACTCATGAAATACTGGCTGAAGAG ATTACTGAACGTGATGAGGAGGCCCTCAAGTATCTCAAAGATATCAAGTGGTGTAAAATTAACAATCCCAAGGGTTTTAAGTTGGACTTTTATTTTGATTCTAATCCTTATTTCCAAAATGCTGTACTGACAAAGACATATCACATGATTGAAGATGATGACCCTATATTAGAGAAATCAATTGG AACGGTAATTGAGTGGAATCCAGGAAAAAGCTTGGTGCTAAAGGTTCTGAAGAAGAAACCAAAGAAAGGATCAAAAAATGACAAACCGATCATAAAAACTGAAAAATGTGAAAGTTTTTTCAACATTTTTAACCCTCCCCAGATTcctgaggatgatgatgaaattgatgatgataTT GTTGAAGAGCTTCAGAATTTGATGGAACATGATTATGACATTGG TTCTACAATAAGAGACAAAATTATCCCTCATGCTGTGTCTTGGTTCACGGGAGAGGCTGTTGAGAGTGATTTTGACACagatgaagatggtgatggtGATGAAGAGGGTGAGGATGATGATGAGGACGATGATGAGGACGATGACGATGAGGAGGATGACGATGACGATGAtgaggaggaagaagatgaagggaaGGGGAAAAGCAAGAGCAAG AATCTTAACACTAGCACAGAGCACCCTCCTGATTGCAAGCAGCAGTAG